The candidate division KSB1 bacterium genome segment TGATCTTGACCAGCGCGTCTTGATCCTGCTTTTGCAGTGCGATCAGAATGTCCTCAACCTGATGACGCACTACAATATCGCCGAGGCGGTCAAGCACGCCCAGCACCGGTACGCCGTGAAAACGGTGCAGCCGGTCGGACTCGGTGGGCGCGACGAAGCCGATGACGCGATAGCCGAGGGCGGGATATTTGCTGATGTTTTGATACAACTCGCGCGCCTTTTGGCCCCAGCCCACAATCACGGTGCGGTGCAGGCCGATGCCGTTTTCGAGCAGACGGCGCTGGGTGGTGCGCAGCAGCATGCGCCCGGTGATTACTGCGCCGGCAACGATGAGCCAGTAACTCACCAGCAACATGCGGCCGCGTGAGATCGGGTTTGGCAGATCGCGTTCCCAATCGAACGTCAGCAAAAAGATCAGGAGCACGCCGCCCCCCACGATCTTGACGATCGCAAGGGATTCATCCAGACGGGAGGCGGCATTCCAGGCGCCATATAAACCAAACAGCAGGAAGACCAAGAACCAGAAAACGAAGATGAGGTTGGCCAGAAAGAAAGCGTGTTCGAAATCCAGAATGGCGAACAGGCCCAGCTCCGAGCGCAGATGCGCCCACACGAAAAAGGCCGCCGTGATGGCGACATAGTCGCTCAGGATCACCGCCGACTTTTCCACCCACTTGGGCAGGGCGGCACCCCAGCGTTTGCTCACCAGCAAGCCGGCCAGTGTGCCCATGCCAAAGCCCAGATGAATGACGGCCAGCACCACGGGCAGAAGGGGCAGATACCGCAGCCGGCTGCGCAGCGCCAGGAGGGTTGCCAGGGTGAGATTGCCGGCGGCGTAAATCACACCAGCGGCAAGCAAACCGGTCGTCGCCCAGTCAGCGAGCGGGGTGAGCAGTGCCAGCGTGGCAACCACCAGGAGCAGCAGCGCCGGCAGCAGATGGTGCATGCGCACGGGTGTGCCGGTTCTTTTGGTGCGCATGGCCCAGCCGTGGCCGTGCACACCAGTCCAGCCAAGCAAATCGAAAAGGTCTGCACGAATGGCGAGAGTCGATTGAATGCGGGGTGAGAAATAGAGGGAATAGCCGTGTTGTTGCATGCGTGCCGCGGTGTCGTACTCATGGCCGGGCATTTCGTGTTCCAACACCCCGGCGGCGCTCAGGGCGGTGCGGCGGTAGGCACCATGAATCAGGGCCTCGCGGCGCACGCCGCTGTGCGTCTCCTCCTGCGTGCCCGTGGGCAGCACCCATTTCGACGCCAATGCCATGCCGGCTGCCTGTTGCAACCAACCGGTGCCGCGATAGCACAGGCGTCCGCCCACGGCTGCACTGCCACTGGCTTGCATCACCGCAATGCTTTGTGCGATGAAGTCATCGGCCAGCACGGCATTGGGCGCGAGCGGGATGACGACGTCCCCGGGAGGGGCGGCAGCGCGACGGGAGCGGGCGGTGCGAGACTTGGCATAAGTCCGCCGCACACGCAACCCCGGGTTGTCGCGGGCGAAGGCACGGATTACCTTCTGTGCCGCCTCGTCCGGGGCGTCGGCGATGATCAGGATTTCGATGAGATGAGGGGGATAGGTTTGACGCGCGATGGAGGAGAGACATTCCGGCAAATACTGTGTCGCGCCCCGCAGGGGAATCACGATGGCGACCTGGGGGAGCGTCTCCTCGCGGGCAGGCACTGCTGCAGACTGCTGGTCGGGGCTGGGCAAGGCCATGCGCTTCGCACTCCACAAAAGAAAACCACGAATTTCATCGGAAAAGCGGCAACAATCTGTGAAATTCGTGGTTCATTTTCAACGCTGAAGTGCAGCGGCTGGCGCCGGCACGGGCGGGATATGGTCATGCCACCGTGGTTGTCATCCTGGCAGCGCGGCGCAGGGCAAATCGGCCGGTTGCCTCAATGTTCCTCGTGATGGCGCATCACATCGGGGATCGAGTTGGTGCCGCAGCCGAGCTTCACCACTTTGCGCTTGTAGAGCTTGCCGTTGGCCGCGCCGTTGGTGGCATTGCGCGTGTCCACCACCAGCCTGGCGTTCTTGACGATCATTTCATAGTCGAAGGCGTCGTGGTTGGTCGCGATCACCACACAATCCGCGCTTCTGACCAATTTGGGGGTGAGCTTGCGGGACTGGTAGAGCTTGCCGTTGACTTTGAGGGTCGGCACCCAGGGATCGCTGTATTCCATTTTGCGGCCGCCGCGATTGTAGAGCAATTCCATCAGCTTCACCGCCGGCGAATTGCGCGTGTCATCGACATTTTTCTTGAAGGCGGCGCCCAAAACCAAAATCTTGGCATCGCGGATGGCCACGCCGTGATGCG includes the following:
- a CDS encoding exopolysaccharide biosynthesis polyprenyl glycosylphosphotransferase, with the protein product MALPSPDQQSAAVPAREETLPQVAIVIPLRGATQYLPECLSSIARQTYPPHLIEILIIADAPDEAAQKVIRAFARDNPGLRVRRTYAKSRTARSRRAAAPPGDVVIPLAPNAVLADDFIAQSIAVMQASGSAAVGGRLCYRGTGWLQQAAGMALASKWVLPTGTQEETHSGVRREALIHGAYRRTALSAAGVLEHEMPGHEYDTAARMQQHGYSLYFSPRIQSTLAIRADLFDLLGWTGVHGHGWAMRTKRTGTPVRMHHLLPALLLLVVATLALLTPLADWATTGLLAAGVIYAAGNLTLATLLALRSRLRYLPLLPVVLAVIHLGFGMGTLAGLLVSKRWGAALPKWVEKSAVILSDYVAITAAFFVWAHLRSELGLFAILDFEHAFFLANLIFVFWFLVFLLFGLYGAWNAASRLDESLAIVKIVGGGVLLIFLLTFDWERDLPNPISRGRMLLVSYWLIVAGAVITGRMLLRTTQRRLLENGIGLHRTVIVGWGQKARELYQNISKYPALGYRVIGFVAPTESDRLHRFHGVPVLGVLDRLGDIVVRHQVEDILIALQKQDQDALVKIIAQTDGLPVSLKIVPDLYSIITGQARTNQIYGFPLIEILPQYMPAWERLAKRATDVLVSLLVLVLGLPLWLLIALAIRLDSPGSTFYRQERVGKHGRIFEVIKFRSMVTNAEQLTGPKWAEKDDPRITRVGRFLRKWRLDEVPQFLNVLRGEMSIVGPRPERPYFVEKLRKEIPLYPRRLRVRPGITGWAQIKGAYDATLEDVKQKLQYDLFYLENMSLRMDLKIILHTIYVMLAGRGQ